Proteins encoded by one window of Vitis riparia cultivar Riparia Gloire de Montpellier isolate 1030 chromosome 11, EGFV_Vit.rip_1.0, whole genome shotgun sequence:
- the LOC117925623 gene encoding 26S proteasome regulatory subunit 7 homolog A-like, protein MASQREDKIKDEKIPPLDEDDIALLKTYGQGPYSDRIKIVEKEIEEMVKKMDDICGTAESDTGLAPPSHWNLPSDRLMMQNEKSLRVARCTRIINPNSENPQYMIDAKPTATYVVELSAKVSQTDIDEGMRVGIDRITRQIEMPLPPKINPSVTMLIVEEKPNVTYDDVGGCKEQIEKLREVVELPMLHPEKFEKLGIEPPKGVLFYGPPGTGKTLLARAVANRTGACFIRVIGSELVRRYVGEGARMVRQIFRMARSKRACIVFFDEVDAIGGARFDDGKGGDREVQRTMLEIVNQLDGFDARGNIKVMMATNRPGTLDPALLRPGRLDRKLEFGLPDVKSRTQIFKIHTRTMNCERDIRFELLARICPSSTGADIRSVCTEAGMFAIRARRKIVTERDFLDSIKKVIKGHLKFSATPEYMIYS, encoded by the exons ATGGCGTCTCAACGAGAAGACAAGATCAAGGACGAGAAAATCCCTCCTCTCGATGAAGACGACATTGCCCTCCTTAAAACCTAT GGCCAAGGACCATACTCTGACAGAATAAAAATAGTGGAGAAAGAAATCGAGGAAATGGTGAAGAAGATGGATGATATTTGTG GTACCGCGGAATCTGACACTGGTTTGGCTCCACCAAGTCACTGGAATCTTCCTTCTGATAGACTAATGATGCAGAATGAGAAGTCACTTCGG GTTGCAAGGTGCACGAGGATAATCAACCCCAATTCTGAAAACCCCCAGTATATGATAGATGCCAAGCCAACTGCAACG TATGTGGTCGAATTGAGTGCCAAAGTCTCTCAAACGGATATAGATGAAGGCATGCGTGTTGG GATTGATCGAATTACACGTCAGATTGAGATGCCATTGCCCCCAAAGATTAATCCAAGTGTAACAATGTTGATAGTAGAAGAGAAGCCTAATGTAACATATGATGATGTTGGTGGATGTAAAGAGCAGATTGAGAAGCTGCGCGAG gttgttgagcTGCCCATGCTTCACCCGGAGAAATTTGAGAAACTTGGAATCGAACCTCCCAAGGGTGTGCTGTTTTATGGTCCTCCTGGAACTGGCAAGACTCTCTTAGCTAGAGCTGTGGCCAATAGAACTGGTGCATGTTTTATTCGTGTTATTGGGAGTGAACTTGTTCGAAGATATGTTGGTGAGGGTGCCCGCATGGTCCGACAGATTTTTCGG ATGGCACGCTCAAAGAGGGCTTGCATTGTGTTTTTTGATGAAGTTGATGCCATAGGTGGTGCACGTTTTGATGATGGTAAGGGTGGAGACAGAGAAGTTCAACGTACCATGCTTGAAATTGTAAATCAGCTTGATGGTTTTGATGCTCGAGGAAACATCAAAGTTATGATGGCAACAAACAG ACCTGGTACACTGGACCCAGCTCTATTACGTCCTGGGAGACTAGATCGGAAGCTTGAATTTGGGCTACCCGATGTGAAGAGCAGGACACAAATATTCAAGATCCACACTCGAACTATGAACTGTGAAAGAGATATTCGTTTTGAGCTTCTTGCACGCATTTGCCCCAGCTCTACTG GAGCTGACATAAGGAGTGTCTGCACTGAGGCTGGGATGTTTGCTATTAGAGCACGTAGGAAGATTGTGACAGAGCGAGATTTCCTTGATTCAATAAAAAAGGTCATCAAGGGCCACCTCAAGTTCAGTGCAACACCGGAGTACATGATTTACAGCTGA